From the genome of Amycolatopsis sp. NBC_01488, one region includes:
- a CDS encoding helix-turn-helix domain-containing protein, with protein MVLNSKSASQGRSGLAGYLITQRAALRWSQEELANRSSVSVRTIRNIETGATRSPRRASVELLLTTISGAGGALPMTVKSSAGPGWAGLCINLDPLVGHAGEVEKVADALWESRCLTLTGPGGVGKTRLAVEVAGRVARRDAEPIVVIGAEALAGGDSEIGELTRELDMDGEKFRGIVLFDGVERILDEAVDLVWRLLGAYPGIRVLITSRRALLLPGVPVCEVRPFGVSEDTSGGYAAEFLFRRLAVLCPTLDLSSRLPAILRLCNLLDHMPGALEAAAVWLRSASLDALLQTDPLEAVLRQSTGRGLPHQRTLADSIDWSVDMLDPRQRAMLRVLSALPGQFTVADVFREAEGMQSIGQDVVAQLAKLVELSLVQVRRGPEYAYNVLGYVRRFMRSASVNLTGL; from the coding sequence GTGGTATTGAATAGCAAGTCGGCGTCGCAAGGCAGATCCGGACTCGCTGGGTACCTGATCACTCAGCGCGCAGCCCTGCGCTGGTCGCAGGAAGAACTCGCCAACCGCTCGTCGGTGAGTGTTCGGACTATTCGAAACATCGAGACCGGCGCCACCCGGTCGCCTCGGCGTGCCTCGGTTGAGCTGTTGCTGACCACAATTTCTGGGGCGGGCGGCGCTCTGCCGATGACGGTCAAAAGCAGCGCCGGCCCCGGTTGGGCCGGATTGTGCATCAATCTGGATCCGCTGGTTGGCCATGCCGGTGAGGTCGAGAAGGTGGCGGACGCTCTTTGGGAGAGCCGTTGCCTGACGCTGACCGGCCCCGGCGGGGTGGGGAAGACCCGGCTGGCGGTGGAGGTCGCAGGGCGGGTCGCTCGACGCGATGCCGAACCGATCGTCGTGATCGGCGCGGAGGCGCTGGCTGGAGGCGACTCGGAGATCGGTGAGCTGACGCGCGAGCTCGACATGGATGGGGAGAAATTTCGCGGCATCGTGCTGTTCGACGGTGTCGAACGGATTCTGGACGAGGCCGTCGACCTGGTGTGGCGGTTGCTCGGTGCGTACCCCGGTATCCGGGTGCTGATCACCTCGCGTCGAGCTTTGCTCCTACCGGGGGTGCCCGTCTGTGAAGTCCGGCCCTTCGGGGTGAGCGAGGACACTTCCGGTGGCTATGCGGCAGAATTTCTGTTCCGACGGCTCGCAGTGCTGTGTCCGACCTTGGATCTCAGCAGTCGGCTGCCGGCGATCCTGAGGTTGTGCAACCTACTTGACCACATGCCCGGAGCATTGGAGGCCGCCGCCGTCTGGCTGCGTTCCGCGTCCTTGGACGCCTTATTGCAGACCGACCCGCTCGAGGCGGTGCTCAGACAGTCGACGGGTCGCGGTCTGCCGCACCAGCGCACGCTGGCAGACAGCATCGATTGGAGTGTGGACATGCTCGACCCGAGGCAGCGTGCGATGCTTCGCGTGTTGTCGGCGTTGCCTGGTCAGTTCACCGTCGCGGACGTTTTCCGTGAGGCGGAGGGCATGCAGTCGATCGGACAGGACGTCGTTGCCCAGCTGGCCAAGCTGGTGGAACTCTCGCTTGTACAGGTGCGGCGCGGTCCGGAATACGCCTACAATGTGCTCGGCTACGTCCGGAGATTCATGAGGTCCGCGTCGGTGAACCTGACCGGTCTGTAA
- a CDS encoding glutamate synthase-related protein: MRQLHATGFPEAEVRERARTGSAAIFPPLEGYGQDVYGQSAAVELTGDPLALLRIVPPVFMPARLAKMVELGREPAFHDVDLDTRIGGFRSPLPVYLSAFGSTQLGSASHAVEASRQAGSLGLPMVVGENVVPIHGSRSAARSVLADRVDAYLGAVPDGAGGVVVQQSTEDADAEVWNDIYSDPATEPLLRSERLGFELKVGQGAKPGLGGMTVVDARIAASLTSQYATHPLFGSVAASLRTSIPGTFTEEILVNQVRMMRNNFPRARVWVKLPPASDIAHAATVAWEAGADAVTVDGAEAGTGWAPRAFLTSVGLPLGVCMDLLQGSSGCLLSSGRIWEGTRAVKCLALGARSVGLGRAALIAVDENPRHGLVQLVEALTLELRMLISSLGVYTPSALAPSHLWSPVTDRSGSPTRTS, encoded by the coding sequence ATGAGGCAGCTACACGCCACCGGGTTCCCGGAAGCAGAAGTACGCGAACGAGCCCGCACCGGATCGGCCGCGATCTTCCCACCGCTCGAAGGGTACGGCCAGGACGTCTACGGCCAGTCCGCGGCTGTCGAACTCACCGGGGATCCACTTGCCCTTCTTCGCATCGTTCCGCCCGTCTTCATGCCCGCCCGACTCGCCAAAATGGTCGAGCTCGGCCGTGAACCGGCTTTTCACGACGTCGATCTCGATACCAGGATCGGCGGGTTCCGGTCGCCGTTGCCGGTCTACCTCTCAGCCTTCGGCTCGACTCAGCTGGGCAGCGCCTCCCACGCGGTGGAGGCGAGCAGGCAAGCAGGCAGCCTCGGTCTACCCATGGTCGTCGGGGAAAATGTGGTTCCGATCCACGGCTCTCGCTCCGCCGCGCGATCCGTACTGGCAGATCGAGTGGATGCCTACCTGGGCGCCGTACCGGACGGTGCCGGCGGCGTGGTCGTCCAGCAATCCACTGAGGACGCCGACGCCGAGGTCTGGAACGACATTTACAGTGATCCCGCCACCGAGCCGCTCCTTCGATCGGAGCGATTGGGGTTCGAGCTCAAGGTCGGGCAGGGCGCGAAACCCGGGTTGGGCGGGATGACCGTTGTCGACGCCCGCATCGCCGCCTCACTCACCTCACAGTATGCGACTCACCCTCTCTTCGGATCGGTTGCCGCCAGCCTGCGCACGAGCATTCCGGGCACTTTCACCGAGGAGATACTCGTCAACCAGGTACGCATGATGCGCAACAACTTCCCACGCGCTCGAGTATGGGTCAAACTGCCCCCCGCATCCGACATCGCCCACGCCGCCACGGTGGCTTGGGAAGCCGGAGCCGACGCGGTGACGGTCGATGGAGCGGAAGCCGGCACAGGCTGGGCGCCCAGGGCATTTCTCACGAGCGTCGGACTGCCCCTCGGCGTCTGCATGGACCTGCTTCAAGGCTCGTCCGGTTGCTTGCTGAGTTCCGGCAGGATCTGGGAAGGCACCCGCGCAGTGAAATGCTTGGCGCTCGGCGCACGGTCGGTCGGCCTGGGGCGAGCCGCCTTGATCGCGGTGGACGAAAACCCTCGCCACGGCCTGGTACAGCTGGTCGAGGCGCTGACACTCGAGCTTCGAATGCTGATCAGTTCACTTGGTGTGTACACGCCGAGCGCCCTCGCCCCGAGCCACCTGTGGTCCCCAGTTACAGACCGGTCAGGTTCACCGACGCGGACCTCATGA